The Diceros bicornis minor isolate mBicDic1 chromosome 1, mDicBic1.mat.cur, whole genome shotgun sequence sequence aaagtctcttcaacaaatggtgttgggaaaactggatagccacgtgcaaaaaaaatgaaagtagacccttaccttacaccatacacaaaaattaactccaaatggattaaagacttgaatgtaagacctgaaactgtgaaacttctagaagaaaacataggcagtatggtcttccacatcggtcttagcaacatcttttcaaacaccacatctgaccaagcaagagaagcaatagaaaaaataaacaaatgggactacatcaaactaaaaagcttctgcacagcaaaggaaaccatcaacaaaacgaaaagacaacctaacaattgggagaagatatttgcaaaccataattctgataagggcttaatctccaaaatatataaagaactcatgcatctcaacaacaaaaaaactaacaacccaattaaaaaatgggcaaaagacctgaacagacatttctccaaagaagatatacagatggccaacagacacatgaaaagatgttcaaaatcactaactatcagggaaatgcaaatcaaaactacaatgagatatcacctcacgcccgttagaatggctataattaacaagacaggaaacaacatgtgttggagaggatgtggagagaagggggctctcatacactgctggtgggagtgcaaactggtgcagccactatggaaaacagtatggagattcctcaaaaaaccaaggatagaactaccatatgatccagctattccactattgggtatttatccaaagaacttgaaaacaccaatttgtaaaggtacatgcacccctgtgttcactgcagcgttattcacaatagccaagacttggaagcaacctaagtgcccaccaagggacgaatggataaagaagctgtggtatatacacacaatggaatactactcagccataagaaacgatgaaatccagccatttgtgacaacatggatggacattgagggtataatgcaaagtgaaataagtcagagggagaaggtcaaataccgtatgatttccttcattaagtagcagataataacaacaataaacaaacacacagggacagagattggattggtggttaccagaggggaaggggggagggaggagggtgaaagggataattcggtacatgtgtgtggtgatgggttgtaattagtattttggtggtgaacatgatgtaatctatgcagaaatagaagtacaatgatgtacacctgaaatttttacaatgttataaaccaacgttactgcaataaacaaaaaatttaaaaaaaaaaaaaaaaaagcatgtttaAAGCCCACATGAGACAAACTCCTTCTCAACAGATAACCCAAAACCAATGGAAGGAGGTAAATCCATGAGATGAAATTTACATGCTATCCTGAGACTGGGAGTAGAAAGTAGTGGTACTTGAGACTAGAAGGGTAAATTAAGGACAGATTATGAATAAACATGAATGCTAGGTTAACAAGCTTACATTTTACTGTAGGCAACAGAGGACAAACAatggattttatgaaaaatattgacATGATCAATTCTGTCAGATGTTTGAAGAATGCGTTTGGACAGACAGAATAAAGGCAGAAAGAACAGTTAAAATGCTATTGCAATAGTCTAGGCAAGATAAAATGAGGCCCGAATTGCTGTTATGGCAAAAATCTACTGCAGATTCTAACACAAAAATGGAGTGTTTAATAGGATTTTATAATTCATGGTTTTAAAACATctgtttgaggggctggccccgtggcatagtggttaagtgcgtgcgctccgctgctggtggcccgggtccagatcccaggtgcgtaccaacgcaccgctttgTCAGGCCAAGttgtggtggtgccccacataaagtgaaggaagatcggctggatattagctcagggccagtcttcctcagcaaaaagaggagacttggcatggatgttagctcagggctgatcttcctcacaaaaaaataaaaaataaaacaacagtttgaGAACAATTAATATTCCAATTAGAATTCCCAAATAATactcaaaaaggaaaagaaaagctaaaTTAAGGTAAAGACTAGAATTAAAGAAGTGAATCACAATGATACTCAAGATTACTCGAGACTATAAGTTCAGAAATACATATTTCAGGTTTAGCATCAAGAAAAAGAACATCCTCATGACCACACTAATACTCAGCAAGTCTTTTCTTCCTGAGGACACTAATACTCTAGTCAAACAACAAACCCTATTCACCTTACACGCCCCTACAATGCAGGGTCAAATTCATACTCCCAGCGAGCTGCAGAAAGCACAAAAGTCAAATTTAAAACCAAAGTTTGAAACCAAAAAGGAGTCCCACTTTATCCAAACATTTAAAACTAGACCTTTCTTTTAAGAAAcataatttatatgaaataaatcTTCTGAAAATACTACTATTCTACCATTAACTAATTCATATCCCAGGCATTAAACTCCAAAATTCTTTGTGTGGAATAGAACCTATCTATAGCACTTTGGGCAGTATGCAAAAAAAGCAGTCTCCTATCACTTCTGTAGaatgtttaataaatgaaattattctacttaaaaataaaaacttcactGTAGCTCAAAAGGCCAAAGATGTTCAAAGAGTTTTTCTATTTTGGAAAACGAGATTCTTTAGCTATTGCAGACAAAGGCTAACATATTGATGTAAAATCCAAGTGCAACATGTTAACAAGCATGCTAGAAAAGCTAGCATTACTGTTTTAAGACCTAAGGATATTCACATTAAAGACAAAATTACCCTGTAGTGAATGCCAACAATGCACTTCATACTACATAGACACATACTCAAGGATTCTACCTTGTTCTCATCTCAATTCTTCTGTCTCAGTAACAAACTCTCAAATTGGGATTCTCTTTCTCTTAAaacaagctaaaatgaaaaatatgaattcCAGAGACAAAATGTACTTGTGGTATATTGTTTATTCTGAGAAAGCAAATCAGATCACAATCTATCTCTTTTCGAGAAAGATATGGATTAGCTAGTCATGAGCAGGGTCTACTTCTCATGATGTCATCCCAAAGCCATTACTAAATGTTACACATGTTATGCTTCCTTCAAATCAATCACAAAACAAGTCCTCCTAAGACTGAGGTCAAATTCCATTCTAACTAAAAGACCTCCAAACTTGAAGTAATGGTCCACTTACTAAGTAACATTCAAAGACCAAATTCCAGAATAACCCTCCTCCTGTACCtcctccacttaaaaaaaaaaaaatcagccttcCCCTTTTAGCTCATTGTAATGGAATGTGACCTGTAGTTAGGAGCTCTGCCATTCCTTATATACTGCTTAAAGAACATGAAGCAGATATAaggataataatatatttttaaaagaaaaaaagtgaagtgTAGGTGGTTAATCATTAACAATTAGAACAAACAAAAGGTAAATTGGTTTACTAGATTTCTCATGTAAGACAGAATGAGCATATTTATATAACAAttgaatctttatttttattttataacactAGTCAGACATCTAAAAGATTTATGATTTGTATGACTCATAATAAATTAGGTAGGGAAGGGAGGTTAAAACTACAACTACTTAAATCTTCACACACAAAATTActataaacatcttttcatgacaaatcatatttttaatcattGAAGTTACACACTTAACTACCTAATCATAAAGAGAAGAACagggaaatatttaagaaatgtacTTCAAAGTCTAAAATTATACACATCTATCTGGGGTTCAggttcccatttttaaaaaaagaaggtatTTGACTAGATGATCTTTAAAGCTACTATGATACTTTACCCCAAgtttaaaatgaacaaattctttgaTTTAATTCAGACAATACCTCTCCCAAGATAATCCCCTTAAGGATATATTTTTACTTACATTCTTCCTACACCTTCATACATGTTAGTCTCATCTACCAAAGTCATAATCTCTGTATCTGTAAGATGTGCATGCTTTTTCGTTCTGTTTAGCTGTTCAATCTGTATATCTGCAAGCTTCACCTTCTGTTGAGTGTCAATAACTTTGGCTTGAAGTTCTGTGAAAGCCTAATAAAAACAAGTCCTTGATTTAGTACGTAAAACATTTTACAGGAAACATTTAAGtcaaattcaaatatattaaaataaagcaTGCAGGGgagggccccgtggcttagcggttaagtgcgcgcgctccgctactggcagccagggtttggatcccggttgcgcaccaacgcaccgcttgtctggccatgctgaggcggcgtcccacatacagcaactagaaggatgtgcaactatgacatacaactatctactggggctttgggggaacaaaggaggaagattggcaatagatgttagctcagagccagtcttcctcagcaaaaagaggaggattggcatggatgttagctcaaggctgatcttcctcacaaaaacataaataaataaaaaaataaagcatgctAACTAGAGACAAAGCTGTGAAATTTACCAAAGCAAACACCAACAAAAGTCAATATAATTGTAAAGGATCAAGCCACTATGCTAAATACTGAATTTACCCTGTCCTCAGAAGAAGCAATCTATTTGAAGAAGCAGAACAAATGCACATTAAATAATAACCATATCAAGTAGCAGGTACCCAAGgaataataaaagcaataaatgCAACAGTCAGAGGATGAAACCCAGAGACTGAAAACAAGAATCATAAGTGTAACAACTTGCTACATTTGCATTATACAACTAGGTTTCATAGCACTTTCCCACATTTGTTTGAAATATTAACATTGGAATATTAATATGAGAGCACTGAGGgatataataaaaaaatctcatttactcTTCTCAATGATGTTACGAGTCAGGGATGGCAGTTTCATCATCATAGTTTACAAATTAAGTAACTAAATGTGTTAAAGAGGTATAAATGGCTTGCACAGGCTTAATAACTATTAGGTGGAAAGGCAGCTACAGTACTTAAATTCATTTCTTCTGACCCCTAGTTCAGAAATCTTTCTATTCTACTGTCTACAGTAATATTcagaatatgaatatttttaagagaaagaaaaaaaaagagaaaaaaatttcaaagcatTGGTAGACTTTATCATGATCTTCACATGCACATACCAAGCCAAATTTGACCCTTGTGTACACTTAACTCAAAGATAAACACAGATCTTGGATATTTTTGTTGAAGTGCCTGGAATAACTTTCACCTGCTGTCAAATTTATGCCTTACTAATAACATTAGTGACTGCAATACATGGCAAAGTCTACTACTTATGTTTTATTCTGACTTTGGTCTCACCTAATagtaaagtttaaaaagatttatttgaGGAGAGAGGAGGTACCTGAAATTTCCTATTAGTCTCCACCCCCTCCAAAAAGAGACCTTATAAAGATATTAGAAGATAAAACCTTTAAACaacaagtttcctttttttttttttttttttggtgaggaagattgtccctgagctaatatctgtgccaatcttcctctatttcgtatgtgggacgccaccacagcatggcctgatgagtggtgtgtaggtttgcCAGGGATACAAACCCATGAACCGGGGGCCGTggtccactgaagcagagagtgcctaaacttaaccactatgtcactgggccagccccacaagtTTCTCTTATGGTTAATTTAATTGGTTGTCAAAACTATCCAATTTAAGTCTGTAATCATTTTCTTAGTATGCATTTTGTCCACAGGTTTCTTAGCATCAAATCCAAATAATACTGGGAGGCAAGTCCATTCACAGCTGTACTCTATTAGCTCTTTCACTAAACCCtgacttaaatttgaatttttaacagaaaaaaaaaagttaaacttttAGAATGCTTCAAGCATTCTTAAAATGAATTTTGTTTTGCATGTAAAATTATAGGTATTACCTGATTGTTCTGTACATAGTTTGCTAAGGAAGCTAGTATATTGTTAAAGCTGAGATACTACTGCATTAGAGACCACCAGGTAAGGGCTAAATTTACAAGTTTCCAAACAGGAATGACAAAaagcaagacacacacacatacgtacaaACGGCTTCATTTATTAGGAGCAAGAGCTATGCAAAGGTTGACCAGAAGGCAGTCTTTAGTAAAATCTGCTTTTCTGAAAAACCTAAACTAATGGTCAAAGGTGTGAAGTAAAGCAGAGAATGCTGGATTCTACTCTCAGCCTGTGCCTGAATTTTTTCTGgtactcagtttcctcttctagaaAAGTATAGGTTTAAAGTAGATGAAGTCTAGCATCCTTTCCAATCCCTGTGTCCCAGCGTCCCCAAAAAAGGATATCGTTTTGGGTTGGCAGTGGTGTTAAAATCCTGACAACTCGCAGATGGCAAAAACGTTTTTAAGTAACAACACGTTAATAAGCAATTGTTTGAAGAGAGAAACCCAATTCCTTCAGACAtcgattttatttggaaaacttTACTGGACTTGTTTCTGTAGTTTACAAGTTCTTCAAAAAAAGGGGGAAGGGGGTGGAAGACAAAGCCCTCAGATGAACATTGCTATGAGAATATCTGACGCggaaatgtatgtatatactacgaCCTTTCAAGATGGAATCAAATAAGTGGACTAAAAAACACAAGGTTGGAACAGGGAGTTTTTCAAAGCAGATGGGGATGCAGAATTACAGATGCCTCGGCTCGTCCGAAAGGGCTCCAATTTGAAACGCTCACTTCAGGCCTTACGATgcaactgatggctctgagcgcAACGAAACGGCTCTGGAGCTCGGAACGAGGGGACAGGCCAGCCAACGGCCCGCCTGACTTAACCAGACCAAGCCCAACCGGCTCTTATCCAGCTAGAGACGCTCGCCCACCACTCCAGCCTAAGGAGACCCGGTCCCGCCTTAGGACTCTGGGAAATCATTCCCCAATTccctgaggcctctttccttccGCAGGACTCGAGCCTCACTCGATATTCTTGTTCACACTCCCCTTAGCTTCCAAAGAGAAGCCACTGCCTGCTCAATACCCTCCTTTACCTTCTTCAACTCCAGATCCACGGGGGCAGCCATCTTGGTTCACTCTCTGCGCCTGCGCGGTGGGAGAAGGCCAGAAAGAGGAAGCGGGAAGGGCGCGCCTTGGCGGTTTGATAGTCCTCTTTCCTTCTGCGCCTGCGCATGAGTTGGGCTAATTGAGTTTCCTCCTGGCTCTGGGGCTAGC is a genomic window containing:
- the PFDN1 gene encoding prefoldin subunit 1, translated to MAAPVDLELKKAFTELQAKVIDTQQKVKLADIQIEQLNRTKKHAHLTDTEIMTLVDETNMYEGVGRMFILQSKEVIHNQLLEKQKIAEEKIKELEQKKSYLERSVKEAEDNIREMLMARRAQ